tatgaCATCTGGTACAAAATACCGCACATCGGCGAGTCTCATTTTGGTTGCGCCGCCATCAACGGCAACAAGTAGCAGCGATTATAATGTAAGTTGAATCAACAGGTGAAACTGACAACAAATCTGATCTTTGATCTCTTCAACAGCTGCTTATGCTGAAACGTAGCGATGCCACGGCCATAGTACAAAATCAGTGCGTTTTCCCTGGCGGCATGTTGGACAACGTTGGCGATGAAAGCGTTGCTTGGTTGGAATACTTCGATCAATTTGGTGTCCCAGAAGTTGCACTGCGTCGTCTGGTGCTAATCAGTGATCATCGACCTGGATTGTTGGCGCCCCAGGGCAATGGTTGCTATGATCGTTTCTTTAAACGTACAAAAATTTGGGCACGGTCAGTTCAAGGTTCAAACCACGTATCGTACAGATAGCGTCTAATCATTATGCTACTTGCATTAGAGAGATAATACTACGTTTAACTGCACTGCGTGAATGCTTCGAGGAGGTTGGAATTCTTTTGTGTCGGACACGAGAGCAACTGGCGCATCTTAATGATGAGCATCTGTTGGCGCAGTTCCAGCAAGACTTTGATCGGGACGCGTGGCAACGACGTGTTCATAACAAACCCAGCGAATTTCTTGATCTGTGTCGGGAATTAAAAGTGGTGCCGGATTTGTGGGCACTACAGGAGTGGTCGGCTTGGGCTAGTCCAGCTATTATCAACAAAGGGCAAGTTATATTACAATGCTAAGTTAATAAGCACTGTCATAAGTTTCTGCAAGTTTCTGTTAACTAAACCGTTTTATCACAATGctaaatttacaaattcagTACAATTTTTGgtgataaaaaaataatggCAGAACAAAATTGGTTTTGGCTAgaattttattcataataattttcttaattttcttaaaatttcagtggaactttttttcttattatgaGCCTTGAACTTTCTATTTTGCAGCCACGAGACTGCATTCTTTATGGCTTTTGTAAATACTCAACCTAGTCTACAAGTGGAACCCTCTGAAGTCAAAGAGTGCTtggtaaaaatattaattttcaacattgcacgatttagtttaaatttaaattttaatttagtggAGCACACCCAAGGAACTGTTAACTCTATATCACCATGGAGAGCTGTGGTTTTTGCCACCACAAATCTATGAACTGTCGCGTCTGCTGGGCATTAAAGATTATCAGAAACTTCACGCGTTCGCTGTTCAGCGTAGTAAACTGGGAACTACTTTGTTTCTACCCGTCGTTTATAGTTGCAGCGATAGCATGGTTTATGCACTGCCAGGTAGGTTATGTGCTCCTCTTAAAGATTAATTACtgatattattacttttttgcAGGTGACGAGTTTTATGTGCCTGAGCCACATTTGGTCAGCGATGTAATTAGTTTTCCAGGGACAGCCTCTGATCTTAGATCCCGTTCCAAGCGTATACATCGTTATGAGTATAAAAACCAGACGGCTATAGAActgtatttgaattttgaagcCCCAAATGGACATCTGGCTCCCCAGAAATTTCCTTTCGAGTTGCATAAACTTTAAACGGCTGtagtgcaattaaaaaaaaacctgtATTTGTATTCTCAAGAAATATTGTTATTGATGATTAAAATGTTAGAACGTTTAAGACATAAAATTCACAAtcatgaaatttaaaatgcttgCTTTCACTCGTTACGTATTCATTAGAATTATCTCTAAAATCAagataaaaactttttttaaatcaagaataacataacattttcaattgtatAATACAAATCATATTGTAATAGGGTCTATTGCATTcctttttattaaaatgttttaagttaattaaatatgtCTGTAGcaatataatatgaaatataaaaaagcaGCTTAAATGTTcatagtttttaatttctagaattgtaaatattaaatgtattgaCCATGATTAGATATTTAATTCGATGTCTTAgcgaaaatttttgaaatgttgCTAAAAATTTCGCTGGCAATACAATTTTGTACgaattatttctatttatccCTCGACTTCGGTCCATCCATTAGTTAAGCTTCATTGCGAGGTCGGTCATTGGCGTCCAATGCGAATGCGACCGCTGCTTAGCATAGATAAGAAAGTCTTAATGTGACCCATAAACGGCGAGTGCTACAAATTATTCCCTGAAATGATTTTAAGCGGATTTGTGTGTTTCGCGCGTCGCTCATCAAATTTCTTCACTTTGAGAAGAATTTGATAAGcaatgcttttaattaaaagaaaaatgtagtTTAAGTGAGAATCATAAGTTAGCTTCAAGCCAGAAACTGCCGAAAGGATGAGTCCCTCAAAGTCCACTTCAACACGCTGTTGTCTGCTGCACATCAAAAGCGCAAAAAGCAAGCCTATGCATATTCAGATTAAGATTGGAGTGGGATACAGCTGAAGGGCAACTGCTGAGTGGAGTGTACTGCGTGAAACCGCAAATCAGACCGAGCACATAATTTCATCCCATTAAGAATGCATTTAAATCACTTTGTGGTCCCCAACCCACCACCCACCGTCCAAGGCAATGCTGCCGCCACCTGCCGTGTGACTTTGTGCGCTTTACTGACGGCAATCCGCCGCTTCTTGCCTTGTTCCTTTCCATGCCAAAGCCCAGTCGTAATTGCTCTGCTGATAACAAACTTTACACTCGActgtattttcaataaataggTACCAGTAGTAAAtatcaaaactaaaattttatttttattaaattaattttaacgTTCAAATCTTTATTTCATTacttcaattttaaaaatacttttaattgaaCATAATACagatttaataatataatatgaggACAGTGACATTTTCATAGGACACTTACGCTACGATGTCCAATAGTCGATGCGCTGTCCTCATCATGTCATGGCATGAAATACAATTGggtttgcttgcttgctgttTCTCTACTTCCCCATGCCATTcgtttaaaaatcaaaatttcagCGAGCTTCCCCCACAGTGCTTGGTGTGTGTGCTTGGGTAACTGTTTGTTGTGCATTGTGTCGGCGTCCAACCCTCCCAAGCAGATGCAGACAAAGATGAAAATGTCCAGTACTGGGGGGTGTTGTCTGTGTCGGTAACAATTACTTCGTTTAATTTAACCTTTTGTGGCTTTTCCGGCGTTTATTGTTCCTTGAGCTCTTCTGAGACCTGCTCATTTAATATCgattaattatgttattatgttcccagccaacaacagcaagaagtAATCATTATCAAGCAATTATCGTTGGGGCACACTATTCTGATTAGGTGGCAATGCCACCTGTAAGTGGACGTAAATCTGGtcataaattagaaaataaattaaaatatgcgACAAACGTCGTGCTGCAGCCAAGCAAGGCAAATGAGTTATGAGCACCTTTAGTTGAAGTTGGTAGCTTCTAAAGCCgcttaaaatgtaataataagaCGCACGCCTCGCttggcaaatttattttgtgggGGAGGGGCGACAGGTTGTGGCAACCATCTTGATTTATGTATGCAAGCATCGCAGGTACCTTGAAAGACAAGAAGACTTAAGACAACCCAACTTCCTTTCCCTCCCCCAGCCCCACgttgtaattgaattttgagctcattttcatttccgtTTTCAACATAATGCTGATTTACGTGGTCCACTGATAAATGTGGAGCAGTGGAATTGGCTTATTAATTGCCTCTGTTAAGGACAGTATGAGTAGTAGATCTTGCCAAACTATAATGCACAGCACGTATTTTTTCCTTTCTGGTCAAAGCAAAGCCCAATTATAGCGATTATTGTAATAGGTAGTTGCTGCAAGTGACATGAATACCAAATACACTGTTACTTCTTCAGTTCATAATAACCGATGTGACATCGAGTTCGATGTTCGAAGTAATTGGCAACGCGGTGGACATTGACAGCCATTAAAAAAACCTCGCCACAGAGGACTTCCCACGGGTATAACTAAACACACTTGTAACTTGTACAAGCAACGAAACGCTTCTACCTCACACACATCACACTCCCAGTTggagatttatttttattgtgtgcATTGTTTGCACTCGACTTGAACATGGGCCACAGCTCCCACTGTTTTGCGGGTGACTAAATGAGTATTACCGCAATAAATCGCCGCAATTCATTTAAGGGCAGCAGCAACCCTTAAATCAGCAGCCAAGCAGCTGCAAACTGTTGATGAACCCACCGCACATACAACTCCCACCCATCAACACCCATCTCCCTAAAGTCGACAGACCGTGAACCTGTTACGGCATTTTCAACTCTCATGTCAAATTGCCACTGGGGACCACAAAGAGCAAGGACTAGCTAAAGACTAGTGTACATCTAGCTAGCGACCCAATTGCCGCCAGCTTGTACATGGCTGTCGAACAAATTGCATCAATTGACTTGCGTGTTCAACATAATGGCAAATTGTGGGTGGTGCCGAAAGTTAGACTAATGTGCTACACGATTTTCTAatgatttctttattttgtcgCATGTACTTAGATTTCTTCTTTACGACAAGCAGGTGTTGACTTAACGCATTGTGCAAGAGCGaacgatatacatacatacttttgcaattttgtttaaaataagttGGCAACGCGTTTATTGATGGCCGCCTTTTTTTCCATCTATCCAACTGGTGAGGGTTAGCAAAACACTAGACAGCGAAATTACTTCAAAATAAAGGTGCAAATAGTTTGCAGCAAGCAAACATAATGTAATGGAAGATTGTGCATGAACACACATACGTGAGTTGATTCACATGCATGTTATTTGCAATTGCCGTCATATTTACACCTACATGCGTACAGATAAAGTTAAACTGAAAATTCTCTCTGCATGcacttatgtatgtgtgaataTGTGCATTTCGCAAAGAAGACTGCGTAAGGAATGAGAAGAAAGCAAAGAGGGCGTTACATTTCtgttaaatatgaattatgcGCTTGCTCCACTCTAATACAagtacttgttgttgttatttcttgCTCCTCTTTGCGGTTATTTCTATTACTCTCTTTATGCGTCTCTTTAGCTTCACACCTAAATAGCATCGgcttcagcatcagcagccatGGCCGCCATTATTGCTTTttgcactgttgttgttgttcttgtagttgttgttgggatTCGTCTGGTGTCGCTCGTTGCCCCTACTACGGAGCACTTGTAATTCATTTTCCAGTCTCGGACCTGCGCAAAAGCAATGCtgggaaatatttttttactgttgGCCACATTGGGGTAGGTGGTGTCTGCTGGTCTCCTCCTACCCCGCCCCTTTTCCATCGCACCTCATCCCTCTCTGTAGCCGTCTACTGGCATTATGTTGTCACGGATTTCAATTGCATTCCATGGAAaggcgacacacacacatacttgtaCAATTGTATATGCCATGTACATTTGTTTCTCATGtgcaaaattgcaattttgttagcggcgtcgtcgtcgtcgtcgtcgtcactTTTAGCATTTTTCCCTTGTCTGTGCAAAAATTGTGACCTTGTAACTTGGTTTTAATTGCGATTGTGAATGCAGTTTGTTACATTTTTCGTGGCTCTtgaaaaaagaataacaataacaatagcatATTTATCAATCAAATGATAGCAACTTTCTTCCAATAAACTTGGCCAATAGAATGTTTTGGCCATAGAAGATACATATTGCATTGTGACCCTTCTCAAAATCCCTTCAATTTGCCCTGCATAATGCGTAGCATGTGCGTCTCAAATTTCACCACGAGCAAAAACAGTTGAAAAAGGGGGGCATCATTTAAGAAACCATAAATTTGACGGCAATAACGGATAAAGTATGTTTATTTCGATATTAGGCTAAGCAGCAAAACGGGAAACTCTCGTAAAAAAAGGGCTACAAAAAGACATTGTTGAGGAGGGAAGCAACTTTGCGACTTCAAAACTCTTTAACACTTGATTTCACTTTTTGACTATGTCATCTTGGGCGCCCAGGGAGAAGGGGATGGTTTGCGTGTGgcatatgaatatgaattgtAATAGATTTAGATTGGGATCACAAGCACAAAGAACGGGCAAAACTTTTGACAGTGAAAGGAGTCAGTCGCACCggaaaatcttttaaaattgataCAGAAAAAAGATAGCTTTGTCAATGTTTTGGTAAAGCTGCTTAAGAAAGAtccaaagaaagaaaattgcaaaaatatttcaaaaagaaTTATTATGTTCAAGCGGgatattaatttcttttcataaTGAGAAAAATTCTTTTAAGCTAAATGAACTCGTCAATTGCAAAGCAAAACTCTTCAAGTGGTCAACAAAGTTGATAGAATTCGAGACTATCAAAATGTCTTTACGCTTTAAAAACGTTTTTCTTTCCATCAAAATGCAGGAAAAAAGTTTAAAGGCAGATTGAGCGTATCAAATTTGACACTCAGAAAGACCAAATGTATATTAAACTATGATATCCACTTAGACATACCCTTTAATtccaataaaattgtaaatcttatttattctttaacttttgttgttaataattaaactttatCTACATGTTACTTTCACATTACTATCTGGAATTTAAGAACCAACAAACTATTaacaatattgaaaaatataatcatTTCCTATTCATATTTCAACCTATACCGGCATTTAATGTTTGCTATAGGGTATacaacatatataaaaaaaaggacCCAGAGAAAAGACGTTGATTTTTTTACTGCTCAGTCGCTTGATATAAATTATATGGCACTTGCCACGTGTCGTTGATTGTACAACAACAGAAAAGTGTGAAAAATGCCGGCATGGGCCTCAAGGACTCTATAATATGGCCAACACGCCCATCGCCCAGCATTTTGTCTGCCAGTTGAtgcatgaaatatttttttttcttcctgcATGCTTCCGAGGAAAATTTAATTCGTGCGGAAATTCAGTCAATTTAAAAGACGctccacacatacacactcatatGAGTCCTTACATCCTTGATACACGACACAAggacgagaacgagaacgagggCGACGCCTTTGGCACGCCCACTTTGCTGGCAGGGTTCATTGTATCCGATTTGTAGCCGAACTGCTTAATCCGTTTTATTGTGGTAATAAAACtacaatacaaattgtttgaatGAGATTGAACAACATTTGAATTGAGCACGAAATGATGCTGCTTGTGACATGGTTTGCTTCGTAGATTCCTTAACAATTTCTTGCCGTTCActgacttgtttttgttattgtcgatatttatagatttttgtttCATGGTATTCCCAAATAGCTGGTTAGTTAAAGACCagatttttggcatttttgtggTTGTTTCGTACGTAAAATGACTTGAGTCTGTTTCTATCGCGGGAGTTGAACGTGGATTACAGATTACACGGGATTTTACTACATTGAAAGCTCATAAGGATACTTTTGAAGAGACTTTGATGTTCACATGTATTTTTTCTAACCTATTCATAAAAGGTGAATTTCAAAACTATTCtaaaacttttgattttaatctcctcttcaatttgctttctttcttcttttaaaaaatattagatAGACTGAGTACAATAGTTGTTGACTATCAGAGTCCTGTGCATGTTTTTTTAGTAATCTTGCTGAATTTATAACTCTTACATATTCGATTTAGTAGCTtgagttttcatttttacagTTTGTTTGACTTTCAAAAAGTAAACtcataaaattgttgtattaattacattttgcaaTGCTGTGGAAAAAGCCTATTAAATTTTTGCTAATAAAATAACCTCCgataagaagcaaaaaagaaagcaagcaAGGAAACAAGGTCAAAGGGATTCACGACACACAAAAGGCGAAACACCAGCTTGGCAATTTGCTTGACCGGTTGAATCTCTGTGGTTTCTGGTAACTGGTAACTGGTCTCGTGTATAATCTACATGTTTATGGCTATTTGCGTTTTGACCTCCGCTAAGTCAAGATAAGCCATAATTTGATTAAGTCTCCCCCCCCTTGCAGGAAGTGGGAATGTGTTAAgtgaataaaaatatgtaaagcaTAATTCAAACAAGGACCACAATGCATATGTACGTTTTGCCGCCCCTCAAAAAAGGCTTATGAACATTCCCATAAAACGGAATGTGTGCGCATCATAAACGGGTTGTGACGCCTcctcttcccttcccttctCTTCATGGTCCTGCGCTGCCGTAATCCCGTGGTCAGCTTGAccaagcgtgtgtgtgtgcggcctTGTTTAACCAGCGATTATGGAAATTGTGATACCGGGGGGATGCCCCAAAGATTTGTACTACCAGATAGACCAAATGACACGTAGCccggagctggagctggagctggtcCGAAACCCGCATAAAGTGGGCGACACCatctaaaaaatatttgttcacaCATGTGGGCtgaatggatggatggatgaaGAATGCCAGTGCCACATGGCCCTGACTTTTATGTTGACTAACCACCGGACGATGGTCGCTGCAGTCACGTGTGCTGTCTTTTATTTGTagcttttttgtttcttttgctttctgccacttgccacacataaattgcatttgctgtgGGGCACGCGGGGTGACAGGGATGAAAGGGAATCTTCTGGTCAGTGCGAGACAACGCTTTGTGTTATTTTAAGTAAATCAGGTTCCGAGATATCAACGTCAAATTGGCAGACAAGTCGAAACTTCAGCGACtgaacataaaaataatcataaacgTTTATCACATCGAAACGAGCACAACAAAAGAGACTCGCAAGTAGTCCAGCGTTTGATGAAAAGGATAACGTGCATTCGCAGCTCGCCAACCGGAACGTGACATTCGTAGACTGGATATTTCCTTTGTGGGTCAGCCTAGAACCTGGCGGAAGAAAAGCGAAAACAGCCAAAGAATTATCATCATGGGAAAATTGAAGTGACGACAGATTGCTTGAAGCAGGAAGTAAAAGACTGTAATCTAATAAGCAGGGATATGTATAAGGATATCATTGAAGAGGGCAACTGAAAAACGAAGATAGAAGCACGCTTCAGGCTGTTTGATATGCTGCACAATATAGCAAGTAAAAGAATGCATATTAAGTGAAAATTTGAGATGTAGCCTACTTCTTAGGATAAAAGCAGTATaattcatataatatatatttctagaatTAACATATAAAGAAACCTGAAAAAGGACTTGGTAAGTTAAGAGTAAAATAAGACTCTAAATCTTCCCCAACTCAAGTAGTAACCCCTTTTGTGAGACTCAATCCATGAGCTAAGTTGCAAATTGCACTTAAGTGTAGTTGAACGGGCAATTTCCGGTTGCAGGTTGGGCGTGAATCTGGACACATTGTTGATGGAACAATGAACACTTAATAAAGCAATGCAAATGATTTCACCTATTCACACATGGCATTTAAAACTCAACTTGCCGAGTCAAGTTAACCACACATGAAAgattttggtttggtttctGGCTCGCAATTAAATGTTGGCCAACTCATCTGATGTTCCATCCCTCGCCAGTTTAATGGTGCCCCTGGCGCTTGGTTGTGTTTACATCAAATGAGGGTCATTAAGTTGCCCAGTTGTCGACAGTGTGTTCACCAGTTTATCGATGAGAATTGgtcttcttcctcctcctcctcctttcTCCCTGTCTTGTTATGTGTGCTAATCTCTTAATGCGTTTAGCGCACATTTCTATTTGCTTAATGAATTGTTACCGAATACATTCATTTCCATTCTTGTTCCcgtattcgcattcacattcgcattcacattcattgATTCATTTACCCAGCTCATTGCTGGGTCATTTGTCGGCGTTTGTCTTTTGACTCGCCCGTGTAGGGCGACAAAAGGCAGTACATATAGTAGTTGTAGCCTGATTTCGAAAAAGGGCCAATGGTCAGCCCAATTAGACTGATTGGGGCATGGTCAGTGCCAACTAGGGAAGAAGAAGATGTTAAGCACAAACATTTCTTAACTATTTGTGttatagttttattgaaaaattaaacgTAAAGagaagtattttttttttcgaaatgaGTTCGTTTTATTCTGAGCCCTATGAATTGTATATGGAGTAAATTCAAGGAAGACCATAGATCGTATCCTTGATACTTGTCTACAGTTAAAGAGCATTAGAGTCTCCGAGTTTGGTCGCCAGGTACCATCTAACCTCTTACAAACTCCTTCAAAGGAattcatattgaaaatgtacaatttaaaaatcaaaactttCTAAAACTACCAAAAAACCTAATTTATAATAAGTACAGATATTTTTTTCAGTCGAAGGCACCAGCAGCCATTACTCCTTTctattaaatgtagtattaaatacttgatttaatataataaatacaaataagtaTTCAAGGGAATATTCCTTTTAgttctaatttattttattacaattaaaattaagaaaattactTATTTTACCCGCTACCCGTAGGGTGAAAGGATATTGTAACGACAACATCCATTCCTGAAAATTGGCaagtacataaaataataactatcAACTTTATGATACccgatcaaataaaaattgtacaagttataaaagaaaaaatttgatgtatcaaaaaatattgtgCAGAGCGGGTGTATCTGATTTGCAtgacaatctggaatattttgtgctctattgtgtataccaaatataacttttgatatgttttagtattttttcagtatagttgggtacattttaagaataatatcacACTGTTTTGTCtctattaaaaatgggtagcgtgtTTCTctaagtcgagcacactcgactgaagttttcttacttgtttttttttaactagaGTGCTGGCTACTATGTATATCCTTCAGCTCTATTCTTTTACAACCATTTCACATAAgataaatttttctttttatttgcttttgctttaagAAGAATTTGACTAAAACTGAAAGGAATTGTCTGCAGGATAGTATTTGCTCAATATATATTAAGTGAATTAGAGATTTAATATAGGAattcttataatatatttaatatttagttaaaCTGTTGGATAAAATATTGACTTGCACATAATTCTAAACCACTATAGTTCCAATTTtactacaaaaacaaagaaattcaTCGAAGATATATTTTAGCTGGGCACTCTTCACAATACACTTACTTTACTTACTTGATATTCTCCAGctccatttccatttgaaCATTACGCTCCAATGAACAACAGTCCAAGAAAACAGACCAATTATCCAGCCACACATATGACATGTATCCAGCGTATCCTCATGCtgtgtatttgtatctttgtatcttttAACTGCAGCCGCAACATAtctataaacaataattttattgccaCGAGGATGGGGTGATGTGAGCGATATGCAGCCATTGGTTACGGCATAAATTACAATCAAAATGAATTGATATGCGTGTTAATAAAGGCAGCCACTGAGGGGGAGGAAGCGGGTGTACAGCAGACAGACAACTCTCGACACGGCGCTGAGGCAGACAGGAAGTCTGGAAGTTTGGCAGCAGCCACCACGAAATGAAGGCATTTCGATTTTACGCTTTTATGATTTCTCGATTTTTGGCCAGGCAGAAACAAAGAAGGAGATACGCAAAAACAAAGAGTGAGCGGGATAAAGAGCGAG
This DNA window, taken from Drosophila nasuta strain 15112-1781.00 chromosome 2L, ASM2355853v1, whole genome shotgun sequence, encodes the following:
- the LOC132791496 gene encoding acyl-coenzyme A diphosphatase NUDT19 isoform X1; the encoded protein is MTSGTKYRTSASLILVAPPSTATSSSDYNLLMLKRSDATAIVQNQCVFPGGMLDNVGDESVAWLEYFDQFGVPEVALRRLVLISDHRPGLLAPQGNGCYDRFFKRTKIWAREIILRLTALRECFEEVGILLCRTREQLAHLNDEHLLAQFQQDFDRDAWQRRVHNKPSEFLDLCRELKVVPDLWALQEWSAWASPAIINKGHETAFFMAFVNTQPSLQVEPSEVKECLWSTPKELLTLYHHGELWFLPPQIYELSRLLGIKDYQKLHAFAVQRSKLGTTLFLPVVYSCSDSMVYALPGDEFYVPEPHLVSDVISFPGTASDLRSRSKRIHRYEYKNQTAIELYLNFEAPNGHLAPQKFPFELHKL
- the LOC132791496 gene encoding acyl-coenzyme A diphosphatase NUDT19 isoform X2, which translates into the protein MTSGTKYRTSASLILVAPPSTATSSSDYNLLMLKRSDATAIVQNQCVFPGGMLDNVGDESVAWLEYFDQFGVPEVALRRLVLISDHRPGLLAPQGNGCYDRFFKRTKIWAREIILRLTALRECFEEVGILLCRTREQLAHLNDEHLLAQFQQDFDRDAWQRRVHNKPSEFLDLCRELKVVPDLWALQEWSAWASPAIINKGGTFFLIMSLELSILQPRDCILYGFCKYST